CTTACGATTTGGAGATTTGGGCGTCTCAAATCTAGGAGAAAAAAAGAGGATGTTATCCTTTTAGATTGGGTAATCGATTAAAGTAGGATTTAATTCCATAAAAACATAACCTAAATAGGAATAAGATGATGACAATGGTGGTAGTGGGTGAGGTTGAGGAAGCAAATCAAGATAAGTTAGACAAAGAAATAGGGATTAGGGTGTAAGTTTGCGATAATGGTGGCAGTGGACAAAGGTTAATCCCCCCACAAATGTGATTACcgcttttttatatatattttttctgaCTAATACTAATCAATTTTAGGACCTATCCAATAAAATCgagatatttttttattttagaccGATCCATAATGATTTTGACCGATCCAGATCGGTTTCGGCCTAGACTTATCCCGGGATTAAGAACCTTGGTCCAGACACAATTTACACAAATTTATCTGAATTTCATCTTTTCACATTATTAGTATTACCATTAACCTGGTCTTGCATGCCTGCTTATTGAAAATCACCACTACACACGGGCGAGGCGTGAGCAATTTCTAGTTACCAGACCAGTGGAACCGTAGAATCGAAGGAAAGAGATATCGGTCATCTTAGATTTGAGGCCTGTGATATTTGATAATGCTAGCAACCCTAAGATGTCGagctctttctttttctcctttcctgTCATCATGGAAGCTGGGCTTTTCAGGGTTCCACCGCTCCTTGTTGTCGTCCTCATCGGGGAACCATCTAGGGTCTTTAGACCTCCAAGAGGTCGAGAAAGTTCTCATCGACGTGAAGGCAGACGACATTAAGATCATTCCCGTTCGAAACCAGTGCGAATGGACTGATTTCATGGTGATCGCCACCGGTAGATCGACCTGGCACGTCAGGAACATCGCTGAAGCCCTCGTTTATAAGGCAGGTTCGTTTACATATATTATTATCATTAGATTTTCGTTATTTATCTAGTGTCCCTCGCTAATTTGGTATCCCTGTTGTTTCTTCATCAATAGGTG
The nucleotide sequence above comes from Telopea speciosissima isolate NSW1024214 ecotype Mountain lineage chromosome 3, Tspe_v1, whole genome shotgun sequence. Encoded proteins:
- the LOC122654121 gene encoding protein Iojap-related, mitochondrial, producing MLATLRCRALSFSPFLSSWKLGFSGFHRSLLSSSSGNHLGSLDLQEVEKVLIDVKADDIKIIPVRNQCEWTDFMVIATGRSTWHVRNIAEALVYKVKQKQKGAQRLLLPSVQGHEGGKWIVVDSGTVIVHALDEKARAYYNLESLWTTEMSPSGPNQDLEKAFVKTRPKNNSKKPAQKSA